From the Trifolium pratense cultivar HEN17-A07 linkage group LG4, ARS_RC_1.1, whole genome shotgun sequence genome, the window taaatctAAATTAAATACTCAATAAATTTCTCATTATGATCATCATCACAAGAGCATCACCACCACACCAAAAGTTGCCAAGACAATGTTGCCCCAGATTCCATAGCTTGTAATCTTGTAAGAAGATGAATGATCAGGCGAAGACGAAGGTGAAGAGGATTTGCTGTCAGCACTTTTTTCAGTTGGAGAATCAGCTGCAGGCGCGATATCAGGTGTCGGAGCAGGAGCCGGGACTGGTGGAATATCAGTGCCGAAAATGGCCTCAGGAAGTAAAACCTTATCAACTTGATATATAGCAACAGGGTCGGTTGCGTGAACCGCACTTGTAACCTTAGTAATTGACCATCCTGAATTAATGTGAACGGTACCAGAATCATCGGTGAAATTCAGCGTGTAATCACCACCGGCGAACGTGGGAGTTAAGCTAGTTTGGCTAAGGTTTTTGAAATCAGCTAGTGAATAGAAATGTGGCAATGCATGGAAAAGGATCACTTGTTTGATTTGATCATCTTTGAGTTTGGATAAAGAAGGTTTCTTCAATGCTGCGAAGGCACTGTCTTTTGGTACAAAGATAGTGATTCCTTCTTCAGTGTTATTTGCTTGGTTTTGGAATGTGTCTAACACTTTTGTGGATTCAAGGTATTGAAGAAAAGTGTGAAATGGACCAGCAACACTGAGTAATTCAGTTAGGTTTACGAAATCGGGTGCAGGTGCCGGTGCTGGTGTTGGAGTTGGACTCGGAGCAGGCGGACTAACAGTTTTGGCAAATGCTGATGAACTTAGCAGCAGCAGAATGTTGCTAACAAGAAAAATCATTGAAAACTTCATTTTTGAATGTTTATATTGGCTTACAAATATCACTACTCTCTCCAAATTCCTAAAAGAAAAAAGCTCCACAATGTTAGATCTCAACAAAAAATTACTAGTTATCAAATTGAAAAGTAGTATAATAATGTAAATATATAGAGTCAACAAGACTCACTATATAGTCTACAATTATGCATCAAAATTATGTGTCTTTTGCTAAGTCAGATTCTCAAATGTGTCTTTTGTTTGCCGGTTTGATctataaaattactaacaaaagaTCCACTCATGGATGTATTTGATGTTTCGATATATTCAACGACTATAGTGAAGCTGACTCACACAATTTAAGATCAAAATGACCGTTTACTcgaaaaaattaatattcacTCCAAGTTCAAACTTGAAAATCAGTCTccaatatataaataaacaaatagtataaatatttataattgaccacattctcttcttttttacATAACACTCAACATTTGTCAACAATTTGCTTAAATCTATAGCCACTAACAAAATAGCTTAAACTATAGATCttgaaaaattaaacatatactACTAAAAACAGATAATTATTCAACAGAAAATGGAATGTATAAAGCAAGATCTAGGAATTCTAATTGAACCAAAACAAGCATAAACAACTACAGATCTGAATATGATATGAAGAAAGagtgaaaattgaaaactttataaataaatttagaacAGTTTAATTGTAGAATCTTATAAGACCACATTTCCAAAATGGTAAATTCAAGATAAGAAAATGAAGTGAATatgttactaaaataaaaagattatttttttaaagaaaaattcaTCATATCCAATACTATATGAAACTAGTAACAAGAGTTAGACCAGTCAAGTACACAGTGACTAAGTCCACATCATCAACACATGAATGAAATGAGAGAGATCTATAAACATTGATCCAATTTctcaaatacaaattaaaaagaaaatgaaatttagatgttaaaacttaaaagaaatgaaaaaaccaaaattttggACTAAACAATGAATTAAGtgacatacatatatatatgtaagtATGAAAATGAGGTTAGAGAGAAGACAGACCTGAAAATGAggaattgagagagagagagagagagagagagagagaaggagaATGTGAAGAAGTGGGAAGAATGAGAATGGAAGAAGGGTATATAAAGGTATAAAGGGAAAGAGATGGCTACAGCACACAGCTAGATAGATGCTTCTAACTTGAgtgtgtttcttttgtttttgttttttaatatcaaGTTCTTTTGTGGGTACATATGTTTATAgggtaaataaatattttatatactttttatAGTAAAAGTTTAGAGTGGTTTTATAACTCAAATAACATTTACATTTATCTCTTTTTAAATCTAtttactacattttttttttacaacaagctggggatcgaacccagactTAAATATACTACTCAAATTTctcactactagaccaaacATAGTGACTTTATTTACTGTAGATTTATTCATAAAACAAAACGGTTGTTTATTTACCAATACGGTTGGTTGGTAGTTGGTTCAACGTTCGATCCTACAACAGCGAACGGGAGGAGGtagaaaccacttgatgtcagaactgaccccgaccgaatcagattaaactggtggtgaaagcaaaaaaaattgtgtttgttgGCTCGGGATCCCAAGCTattgtagtgtttgataaaattagcagtCGAACTAGCTTATatgtatgaaatgacataaaaaagttatgtttaattaatatttaatttttttcaagtaagatgatagaagtaatattggaagaaaaaaataataagctataagctataagctcataagctacttaaaatagtatttgaaaaataagttcttttttaaaaattgttaccaaacataacttttaacttataaactataagctatattGTTGTACTTCCCAAACAGAGTCGAAGAGAatccaatttcttttttatttttttgtagttAAAAAGTTTTATCTCCCTTCACAATACATAGTTAAAACATGAAATTTATCTGTCATCGTtgacataaataaatttgacatgaaaaaatataaacttta encodes:
- the LOC123924069 gene encoding fasciclin-like arabinogalactan protein 7, producing the protein MKFSMIFLVSNILLLLSSSAFAKTVSPPAPSPTPTPAPAPAPDFVNLTELLSVAGPFHTFLQYLESTKVLDTFQNQANNTEEGITIFVPKDSAFAALKKPSLSKLKDDQIKQVILFHALPHFYSLADFKNLSQTSLTPTFAGGDYTLNFTDDSGTVHINSGWSITKVTSAVHATDPVAIYQVDKVLLPEAIFGTDIPPVPAPAPTPDIAPAADSPTEKSADSKSSSPSSSPDHSSSYKITSYGIWGNIVLATFGVVVMLL